The proteins below come from a single Xyrauchen texanus isolate HMW12.3.18 chromosome 1, RBS_HiC_50CHRs, whole genome shotgun sequence genomic window:
- the LOC127626521 gene encoding interferon-inducible GTPase 5-like has product MLSQYDDDCPITEEEMKQLTETISTQDITTAANTINEYLKQQERVQLNIGVTGESGSGKSKFVNAFRGLGDEEEGSAKTGVVETTMQPEVYCHPKYKNVKLWDLPGIGTPNFKAQDYLKQVEFDRYDFFIIIASDRFRECHTQLASEIMKMGKKFYFVRSKIDVAIDGEKKKKSFDKKKILDTIRKDCENGLRSIGLVDPVVFLISSSELGSFDFDLLHERIAKELPQHKRHVLLLSVPNITLEINERKKKALKKRIQMVAFASACVAALPVPGLSIAVDLTIIVNEIRTYCNAFGLDEKSLQNLCERSGKSIETLNSLMTSVLHKGLCTGSVLPMLSVASFLVTEEVVESVLAFIPILGSVVAGGLSYLTVSMMLKRALNDIAEDARKVLMAVLETDLEKSN; this is encoded by the exons ATG CTGTCTCAATATGATGACGATTGTCCAATAACAGAGGAGGAAATGAAACAACTTACTGAAACTATCAGTACTCAGGATATCACAACAGCAGCAAACACGATCAACGAATACCTCAAACAGCAAGAACGTGTTCAGCTAAATATTGGTGTGACGGGGGAGTCCGGTTCTGGAAAGTCCAAATTTGTCAATGCTTTTAGAGGCTTAGGGGATGAAGAAGAGGGCTCAGCCAAAACAGGTGTAGTGGAGACCACTATGCAACCTGAAGTTTACTGTCACCcgaaatacaaaaatgtaaaattgtggGATCTTCCTGGCATTGGAACACCAAACTTCAAAGCTCAAGATTACCTTAAGCAGGTTGAGTTTGACCGCTATGATTTTTTCATCATCATTGCTTCAGATCGGTTCAGAGAATGCCACACCCAGCTGGCCTCGGAAATCATGAAAATGGGGAAGAAGTTTTATTTTGTCCGTTCCAAGATTGACGTTGCAattgatggtgaaaaaaaaaaaaaaagctttgacaAGAAAAAGATCCTGGACACCATCCGGAAGGACTGTGAAAATG GACTGAGGAGCATCGGCCTAGTGGACCCGGTTGTGTTTCTGATATCTAGCTCTGAGCTTGGCAGTTTTGATTTCGATCTACTGCATGAAAGGATCGCTAAAGAGCTTCCTCAGCATAAGAGACACGTGCTGCTTCTGTCTGTGCCAAATATCACACTGGAGATTAATGAGAGAAAGAAGAAAGCTCTAAAGAAACGCATTCAAATGGTTGCCTTCGCATCTGCTTGTGTAGCAGCACTTCCTGTTCCTGGTCTTTCAATAGCTGTCGATTTAACCATCATAGTCAATGAGATAAGAACGTACTGCAATGCCTTTGGTCTGGATGAGAAATCTCTGCAGAATCTCTGCGAAAGATCTGGGAAGAGCATAGAAACTCTGAACAGTCTTATGACTTCAGTCTTACATAAAGGATTATGCACAGGTTCAGTGTTACCAATGCTGAGTGTGGCATCATTTCTTGTAACAGAAGAGGTTGTTGAGAGTGTTTTAGCCTTTATACCTATTTTAGGCTCTGTTGTGGCAGGGGGTCTGTCTTATTTAACTGTCTCAATGATGCTGAAGAGAGCTCTGAATGATATAGCAGAAGATGCTAGAAAAGTGCTAATGGCTGTCCTGGAGACTGACCTGGAGAAAAGTAATTAA